The following is a genomic window from Solanum stenotomum isolate F172 chromosome 4, ASM1918654v1, whole genome shotgun sequence.
TATGGTTCTTCCTTGATGCTTCCtttgttaattagtttagtgGGACTATTGTATTAAAAAGTTTCAAGACCTTTTGGGTTACTTTCAGCTTAACTCAGGTAATTGCACTTGTTAGTATGAGTTAATACAAATGAGCAATCCTCTTTTCCTTGGATGGAGATTGAGCAATTTACTTTTGCAAACAGAGCAAGTGTTTATGTCATAGTTATTCAACAATTAACTATCTCCAAAGTTACGatcggctatatgaatcctcacttGTATTACTCGATTTAAGCTTTTGCAAACAGTGTAAGTGTTGAATTCTTGCGatcggctatatgaatcctcacttGCCATGTCACTCTGATTTAAGCTTATCTCAGTGCTTTAGCATGaaaaaacatgttttatatTGTGAGGAATTATCAAAAATTGACTTGTTTTATGTTGACTATCAACCTATCGCAACTCTTCATGCAAGTTTGAGACTGGCAATATGAGCAAACTCAAATATATAGAGTTTGCTAATGTTAATGATTGGATACTTTACACATAATCTGTTGTGAGATGGTTGTTGGGTGAAATGCGATCTGCTTCTTTCCAGACAATTCGTTAGTATAAAAGTTAATGCACAATACTGAAATCTGAATTGACACAATATGCAAAATTACTGCAGTAACACTGTAGTTGTTGCTGAAATCACCTGAAAGGATATTGAGAGCAAGCATTTTAACTTTGTGTCTATGTTGGGTATTTCTGGTTTTAAGTTTTAACTCTTCTTTTATGATGCCTTTTGACTAGTTTTACAATGTCCCATACAATGAATATCTGGCTAAGCTGGTCTTAAAACCTTTAGCCCCTGAGCGGAGATGGAAGTTCATATATGAACCTTTGCATCATGAAGTCCGCCTTCTTTCCAAGAAGATCCTGGTGACAAAATTTCTAAATCTTCAGGTTGAACTTTTTCAGCTTCTTCCCTACACTGTACTATTTCCGTTTCTTATCAGCATAAAAGTTATAGGGTAACCGTTTGAACTTATATAGGTTGGTGTAGGCCATAGCTTTCAGTTGCAGGCAACTGGTTGGAAATGGAAGCTCACGACTTGTTTTGGCGGAGATGGTATCTCCAGCATCCGGAATAAAACATCTCTTGGATTATGTCCTGGTGTGGATTTCCGTTTTGGATGGAAAGCAGATTATGTATTTCCAGAAGTTACTGGGCAAGTTACTTTATCCTCATTTGTGCTTGACTTTAAAGAAAATCACCGGCTTCTTATATCTT
Proteins encoded in this region:
- the LOC125863251 gene encoding uncharacterized protein LOC125863251; the encoded protein is MEEGGLSQSGEEPKSWDELYNVNLMPSEIFLKFRKEIEGYRVGVNLEFYNVPYNEYLAKLVLKPLAPERRWKFIYEPLHHEVRLLSKKILVTKFLNLQVGVGHSFQLQATGWKWKLTTCFGGDGISSIRNKTSLGLCPGVDFRFGWKADYVFPEVTGALGTGEPLFNMNSGRLQASLDRVEAIFSQ